A region from the Salidesulfovibrio onnuriiensis genome encodes:
- a CDS encoding DVU0524 family FlgM-associated protein, which translates to MLANPAKVRMMLRTYGKQLTSAKRLARFRRALKLARSQDEVTISRDAKRRELVERIAKEIIENLIVSNTENPMVHRILHRLESETGKHYVFEYPLDGFDVQILEETERGPNEVIGDERLHVMRRLWDITLESVDQTML; encoded by the coding sequence ATCTTGGCAAATCCTGCGAAAGTTCGCATGATGCTGCGCACCTACGGGAAGCAGTTGACAAGCGCCAAGCGCTTGGCGCGCTTCAGGCGGGCTTTGAAACTGGCCCGTTCGCAGGATGAGGTAACCATTTCAAGGGATGCCAAAAGGCGGGAACTTGTGGAAAGAATTGCCAAGGAAATCATTGAGAATCTGATCGTCAGCAATACGGAAAACCCCATGGTCCACCGCATTCTGCACAGGCTTGAAAGCGAGACCGGGAAGCATTACGTATTCGAGTATCCGCTGGACGGATTCGACGTACAGATACTGGAAGAAACCGAAAGGGGCCCCAACGAGGTGATCGGCGACGAACGCCTCCACGTGATGCGGCGCCTTTGGGATATAACGCTGGAAAGCGTGGATCAAACCATGCTCTAG
- the flgM gene encoding flagellar biosynthesis anti-sigma factor FlgM: MAMEIKNLTGEINPYSKKKVEQSRAEQDAKAAKSSGNSADKVVLSSEAKLRSTALQAANDAPDVRRKKVDELKAQVREGTYKPDIKKAAANLIRDDLDLLV; encoded by the coding sequence ATGGCTATGGAAATCAAAAACCTGACAGGGGAAATCAACCCTTACTCCAAGAAGAAGGTCGAGCAGAGCCGTGCGGAACAGGACGCCAAGGCGGCCAAGTCGAGCGGCAACTCCGCCGACAAGGTGGTGCTTTCGTCCGAGGCAAAGCTTCGCAGCACTGCCCTACAGGCAGCCAATGACGCGCCTGACGTCCGCCGCAAGAAGGTGGACGAGCTCAAGGCCCAGGTGCGCGAAGGCACCTACAAGCCCGACATCAAAAAGGCCGCCGCGAATCTGATTCGCGACGACCTGGATCTTCTCGTGTAG
- the fliW gene encoding flagellar assembly protein FliW, whose protein sequence is MARERKQVIKTRLGDREIDPSGIIYFPRGLIGLEDKREYVLLQVRDDSPFLLLQCVTDPGLGLLVADPYVFVKDYNIKLETPEKKILKLDNLRQLAVLVTVTIPQDKPEDTTLNLSGPILVNTEAKIGLQAPQVDSKYPTWYRLSDRKG, encoded by the coding sequence ATGGCACGAGAACGAAAACAAGTAATCAAGACCCGCCTCGGGGATCGCGAAATCGATCCTTCGGGGATCATTTATTTCCCCCGTGGGCTTATCGGCCTCGAGGACAAGCGGGAATATGTGCTGCTTCAGGTCCGGGACGATTCTCCCTTCCTGCTGCTGCAGTGTGTCACGGATCCCGGTCTCGGCCTTTTGGTGGCCGATCCGTATGTCTTTGTGAAGGACTACAACATCAAGCTGGAAACGCCCGAGAAGAAGATCCTAAAACTGGACAATCTCAGGCAGTTGGCCGTGCTGGTTACCGTGACCATTCCACAGGACAAGCCCGAAGACACAACGCTCAATCTCTCGGGGCCCATTCTGGTGAACACCGAGGCGAAGATTGGTCTTCAGGCGCCCCAGGTGGATTCCAAATATCCCACCTGGTACCGTCTTTCGGATCGCAAGGGCTAG
- the csrA gene encoding carbon storage regulator CsrA, producing MLILTRKPGESLYLGDNIKLKILSVQGKQIKIGLDVPDDMTVYREEVYQKIKEQNRKALESSQQDLLAAATLWHENENK from the coding sequence ATGCTGATTTTGACCCGGAAGCCGGGAGAAAGCCTTTACCTGGGCGACAACATCAAGCTGAAGATCCTGAGTGTTCAGGGCAAGCAGATCAAGATCGGACTGGACGTTCCGGACGATATGACTGTCTATCGGGAAGAGGTATACCAGAAGATCAAGGAGCAGAACCGCAAGGCGCTGGAAAGCAGCCAGCAGGATCTGCTCGCGGCGGCGACATTATGGCACGAGAACGAAAACAAGTAA
- the flgL gene encoding flagellar hook-associated protein FlgL has product MIRVSQNMLFSRYVTNMNTSLSDLLDLNIKSQTQKRVIRPSDDPTGMTRILDHRDVIRSLEQYKENVDTAKGWLGRSDSTMLQASTLLTRAKELAEQAATGTLTADNREEISYELRSIFDQMVGLANTKFEGKSIYAGHKTDSNAFEKVMWMTTNDADLNANNTFRVEGTSNTTVLVQFIDTTGATAVGDTMALNDPNLGIRYSTDGGDTWQTDGAINFAGGEARLLMPSSGTSVVFNQNSNVRINDSNNANDSRGTWLWLRNSARYLGDDVDSVKVDAMGNGTSVYNASASGAFPSGGAMVRIDNTSAVAFDEEIEYSFSIDGGLTWKTGNRAYADATASNAVLSIQPGGVLTLTSNGGNTLQPGTQFVIRARTAAINLDISETERVQVNDIGKEIFGGIFQDPDVVLSNGGNTVILGSSNASPVFYNSTDQGGMLLASNSGTTKNIFEVLGNLIAFTETNNQTGVQQMLASLEVAHEHLMNATASVGGRENRLTVANTILDGLELNEKELLSNVEDADISELMTDLAQKKIVYESVLRSTSMIMQLNLSKFI; this is encoded by the coding sequence ATGATCAGAGTTTCCCAGAATATGCTTTTCTCGCGGTACGTGACCAACATGAACACGTCCCTTTCGGATCTGCTGGACCTCAACATCAAGTCCCAGACCCAGAAGCGGGTGATCCGGCCTTCGGACGACCCCACGGGGATGACCCGGATTTTGGACCATCGCGACGTGATCCGCTCCCTGGAGCAGTACAAGGAGAACGTGGACACGGCCAAGGGATGGCTCGGTCGTTCGGACAGCACCATGCTGCAGGCGTCCACGTTGCTGACCCGCGCCAAGGAACTGGCGGAACAGGCGGCCACGGGTACGCTCACCGCAGACAACCGCGAGGAAATCAGCTACGAGCTGCGCAGTATTTTCGACCAGATGGTGGGCCTGGCCAACACCAAGTTCGAGGGCAAGAGCATTTATGCGGGCCACAAGACCGACAGCAACGCCTTTGAAAAGGTCATGTGGATGACCACCAACGACGCGGACCTGAACGCCAACAACACCTTTCGGGTGGAAGGGACGTCCAACACCACGGTGCTGGTGCAGTTCATCGACACCACCGGCGCCACCGCCGTGGGCGACACCATGGCGCTCAACGATCCCAACCTGGGCATCCGTTACAGCACGGACGGCGGGGATACCTGGCAGACGGACGGGGCCATCAACTTCGCGGGCGGCGAGGCCCGGCTCCTGATGCCGTCCAGCGGCACCTCGGTGGTTTTCAACCAGAACTCCAACGTCCGCATCAACGATTCCAACAACGCCAACGACAGCCGGGGCACCTGGCTCTGGCTGCGCAATTCGGCCCGCTATCTGGGCGACGACGTGGACAGCGTCAAGGTCGACGCCATGGGCAACGGCACCAGCGTGTACAATGCCTCCGCCAGCGGAGCGTTTCCCTCCGGGGGAGCCATGGTGCGCATCGACAACACCTCGGCCGTGGCCTTTGACGAGGAGATCGAATATTCCTTCAGCATTGACGGCGGCCTGACTTGGAAGACCGGCAACCGCGCCTATGCCGACGCCACGGCCAGCAACGCGGTGCTCAGCATTCAGCCCGGCGGCGTGCTGACCCTGACCTCCAACGGCGGCAACACGCTTCAGCCCGGTACCCAGTTCGTGATCCGGGCCAGGACGGCGGCCATCAATCTGGATATTTCGGAAACCGAGCGGGTGCAGGTCAACGACATCGGCAAGGAAATCTTCGGCGGCATCTTCCAGGATCCGGACGTGGTGCTCTCCAACGGGGGCAATACGGTCATCCTGGGAAGTTCCAACGCCTCGCCCGTGTTCTACAATTCCACGGACCAGGGCGGCATGCTGCTGGCTTCCAATTCCGGAACCACCAAGAACATCTTCGAGGTGCTGGGCAACCTCATCGCCTTTACGGAAACCAACAATCAGACCGGCGTGCAGCAGATGCTTGCCAGCCTGGAAGTGGCCCACGAGCATCTCATGAACGCCACCGCCAGCGTGGGGGGGCGCGAGAACCGTCTCACCGTGGCCAATACCATCCTGGACGGCCTGGAGCTCAACGAGAAGGAACTGCTCAGCAATGTGGAGGACGCGGATATCAGCGAGCTCATGACCGATCTGGCGCAGAAGAAGATCGTCTACGAGTCCGTGCTGCGGTCCACCTCCATGATCATGCAGCTCAATCTGAGCAAGTTCATCTAA
- the flgK gene encoding flagellar hook-associated protein FlgK encodes MAFGANSILDVGRWALFASQVQLSVTGQNISNVNTEGYSRRSAVLEEGINIDYKPGQMGTGVQVKEITRHFDELVERLYYDQASLSEKWGELYEQLQSVESLFNESSGIGISDSMSSYFSSWNDLSQRADHYGTRQDVVNKGSTLASTLVQADTSLANMQERIDAMIQDEVNTANTIMQQIAEVNRKINIQDDPGTNNANSLYDERARLVRELGTIVDINYIDNGKGNVTITTKAGQNLVDGEDYFSFEFGAPWKEKELHHTSPFEGQVYYEGESNFEYTLEFVESSAGSGIAGLVGSGANAAQFKVSLDGGKTWLTNDDGTVRLYNARPNERKVEVEGVNIWFGSDSSPLGSSSGNLLAGDRFIIRPSRTLYWVENTSSKQNVTPQADFTGAENEERVTGGKLGALFALRDQYIGKYRKKLDTLAEGLIWEVNRVHSQGAGLQKFNSVEGTYSVDAIDRALASDSTGLVYGDKLASGSSYLYIYNKNTGALVSNAALDFDPATPGTQTFNPDVHTLADVRDAYNDTFGSFLTASIVDNRLRLSAKDGYEMSFGADTSGLNAALGFNCFYQGQDAGSIEVNDMIATDLDYLAAGHVNGAGETNAGDNYVALAMFALREAEVSLSTPMEGTTNQTLLEYYNGLVGNVGADTNNVKFNKQFTSALAQDLDDRQQQVSGVNLDEEMSNLIKYQHSYTAAAKLITTADQMLQTVLSLKP; translated from the coding sequence ATGGCCTTTGGAGCCAACTCCATACTCGATGTGGGCCGCTGGGCGCTGTTTGCGTCCCAGGTGCAGCTTTCCGTCACCGGCCAAAACATCTCCAACGTCAATACCGAAGGGTATTCGCGGCGTTCGGCGGTGCTCGAGGAAGGCATCAACATCGATTACAAGCCCGGTCAGATGGGCACGGGTGTCCAGGTCAAGGAGATCACCCGGCACTTCGACGAGCTTGTGGAAAGGCTCTATTATGACCAGGCCTCGCTTTCGGAAAAATGGGGCGAACTGTACGAACAGCTCCAGAGTGTGGAGAGTCTGTTCAACGAATCCTCGGGCATCGGCATCAGCGATTCCATGTCCTCCTATTTCAGCTCCTGGAACGACCTGAGCCAGCGCGCCGACCACTACGGCACCCGGCAGGACGTGGTCAACAAGGGCTCCACCCTTGCCTCCACCCTGGTGCAGGCCGACACCTCCCTGGCCAACATGCAGGAACGCATCGACGCCATGATCCAGGATGAGGTGAACACGGCCAACACCATCATGCAGCAGATCGCCGAGGTGAACCGCAAGATCAACATCCAGGACGATCCCGGCACCAACAACGCCAATTCCCTGTATGATGAACGCGCACGCCTGGTCCGCGAGCTCGGAACCATTGTCGACATTAATTACATCGACAACGGCAAGGGCAATGTGACCATCACCACCAAGGCGGGCCAGAACCTGGTGGACGGCGAAGATTATTTCTCCTTCGAGTTCGGTGCGCCCTGGAAGGAAAAGGAACTGCATCATACCTCTCCCTTCGAAGGTCAAGTCTACTACGAAGGGGAGTCGAATTTCGAGTATACCCTCGAGTTTGTCGAATCCAGCGCGGGTAGCGGTATTGCCGGCCTGGTGGGTAGCGGCGCCAATGCCGCCCAGTTCAAGGTATCCCTGGACGGGGGCAAGACCTGGCTGACCAATGACGACGGCACGGTGAGGCTCTACAACGCCCGACCCAACGAACGTAAGGTGGAGGTCGAGGGCGTCAACATCTGGTTCGGTTCCGATTCCAGCCCCTTGGGCAGTTCCTCCGGGAACCTGCTGGCCGGGGACCGGTTCATTATCCGGCCCTCCAGGACCCTGTATTGGGTGGAAAACACCTCCAGCAAGCAGAACGTGACGCCCCAGGCCGACTTTACCGGAGCGGAAAACGAGGAGCGCGTCACCGGCGGCAAGCTTGGGGCCTTGTTCGCCCTACGCGACCAGTACATCGGCAAGTACCGCAAAAAGCTGGACACCCTGGCCGAAGGGCTCATCTGGGAAGTGAACCGCGTTCACAGCCAGGGCGCGGGTCTGCAGAAGTTCAATTCCGTGGAAGGCACCTACAGCGTGGACGCCATCGACCGGGCGCTCGCCAGCGATTCCACCGGTCTGGTCTATGGAGACAAGCTGGCCTCGGGAAGCAGCTACCTTTACATTTACAACAAGAATACCGGTGCGCTGGTTTCCAATGCGGCCCTGGATTTCGATCCCGCCACCCCGGGCACCCAGACTTTCAATCCCGACGTTCATACCCTGGCGGACGTCAGGGACGCATACAACGATACCTTTGGTTCGTTCCTGACGGCCTCCATCGTGGACAACCGCCTGCGCCTTTCCGCAAAGGACGGCTATGAAATGTCCTTTGGCGCTGATACCTCGGGCCTGAACGCGGCTCTCGGATTCAACTGTTTCTACCAGGGGCAGGACGCGGGCAGTATCGAGGTCAACGACATGATCGCCACCGACCTGGATTATCTGGCGGCGGGGCATGTCAACGGCGCGGGCGAGACCAATGCGGGGGACAACTACGTGGCCCTGGCCATGTTCGCGCTTCGCGAGGCCGAGGTCAGTCTGTCCACTCCCATGGAAGGCACCACCAACCAGACCCTGCTCGAGTATTACAACGGCCTGGTGGGCAATGTTGGCGCGGATACCAACAACGTCAAGTTCAACAAGCAGTTCACCTCCGCATTGGCCCAGGATCTGGACGACAGGCAGCAGCAGGTTTCCGGCGTCAACCTGGACGAGGAAATGAGCAACCTGATCAAGTACCAGCATTCCTACACGGCCGCCGCCAAGCTTATCACCACGGCGGACCAGATGCTGCAAACCGTGCTTTCATTGAAGCCGTAA
- the flgN gene encoding flagellar export chaperone FlgN, with translation MIRVVEENLVRQNKGMILLKLLLEEEFARLMNRDPQGVSQIELSIQELLRQLSVERRSVKRLLERIDPTVSRVRDLRPSLDEEEAKVMDELLEMLDKSEQQCAVQASKNHELAMALQEQSKSLLDFMHREIQPKNNNAYSAKGRFAVNSNGQANILRGRL, from the coding sequence ATGATTAGGGTTGTCGAGGAAAATTTGGTCCGCCAGAACAAGGGGATGATTTTGCTCAAGCTGTTGCTTGAGGAAGAATTTGCCCGCCTCATGAATCGGGACCCACAGGGCGTTTCCCAAATCGAGCTTTCCATCCAGGAACTGCTGCGGCAGTTGAGCGTGGAGCGCCGCTCCGTCAAGAGGCTGCTGGAGCGCATCGATCCCACAGTCTCCAGGGTGCGCGACCTCAGGCCGTCCCTGGATGAAGAGGAAGCCAAGGTCATGGACGAGCTGCTCGAGATGCTGGACAAGTCCGAGCAGCAGTGCGCCGTGCAGGCTTCCAAGAATCATGAGCTTGCCATGGCCTTGCAGGAACAGAGCAAGTCCCTCCTGGATTTCATGCATCGGGAAATCCAACCCAAGAATAACAACGCCTATTCCGCCAAGGGACGCTTTGCCGTCAATTCCAATGGACAGGCCAACATTCTTCGCGGGAGGCTCTAA
- a CDS encoding rod-binding protein: MVTTGLEAQAAVNKAESNDLVKFKVKMDGLKKRLAVGDVKERQLKKACQDFEAVFISKLWKQMQATVPKNEIFGGKQSEMYMSMFDRDFAEKMAESGGIGLGDMMFEQLRDKLKEASRNALADKVEIKPLRTGGEGIPLDLAERGVRPLNDAAKRNRTIDEWLAEEKGTSAKVSTQQVAENEEPRALNDIEVKARLEALTRRIEERQRLSMLEDES, from the coding sequence ATGGTGACAACGGGATTGGAAGCACAGGCCGCGGTCAACAAGGCTGAAAGCAATGATCTGGTCAAGTTCAAGGTCAAGATGGACGGCCTCAAGAAGAGGCTGGCCGTGGGCGACGTCAAGGAACGGCAGCTCAAGAAGGCCTGTCAGGATTTCGAAGCCGTGTTCATCTCCAAGCTCTGGAAGCAGATGCAGGCCACCGTGCCCAAGAACGAGATCTTCGGCGGCAAGCAGAGTGAAATGTACATGTCCATGTTTGACCGCGACTTTGCCGAGAAGATGGCGGAGTCCGGGGGCATCGGCCTTGGCGACATGATGTTCGAGCAGCTTCGCGACAAGCTCAAGGAAGCCAGCCGCAACGCCCTGGCCGACAAGGTGGAGATCAAGCCCCTGCGTACCGGCGGCGAAGGCATTCCTCTGGACCTGGCTGAACGGGGCGTCCGGCCTCTGAACGATGCCGCCAAGCGCAACCGCACCATCGACGAATGGCTGGCCGAGGAAAAGGGTACTTCCGCCAAGGTGTCCACGCAGCAGGTAGCCGAAAACGAAGAGCCGCGTGCGCTCAACGACATCGAGGTCAAGGCTCGTCTCGAAGCCCTGACCAGGAGGATCGAGGAGCGGCAGCGTCTGTCCATGCTTGAAGACGAATCCTAG